A stretch of the Glycine soja cultivar W05 chromosome 13, ASM419377v2, whole genome shotgun sequence genome encodes the following:
- the LOC114381809 gene encoding uncharacterized protein LOC114381809 codes for MMMKKSGFEKMVMLQKNNKNKGSYDDEKPRSKRFLVNINIMGSAGPIRFVVNEKELVSGVIDTALKSYSREGRLPVLGFDATNFLLYCANAGFDALSPLEPIGSFGVRNFVLCKKQVYSSSKVAPQSELASHKSSGGHGWKAWLNKSFGLKIVSH; via the exons atgatgatgaagaagagtGGTTTTGAGAAGATGGTGATGTTGCAGAAGAACAACAAGAACAAGGGAAGCTATGATGATGAGAAACCAAGGAGTAAGAGGTTTTTGGTGAACATCAATATCATGGGGAGTGCAGGGCCTATTAGGTTTGTGGTGAATGAGAAAGAGCTTGTTTCTGGGGTCATTGATACTGCTCTCAAATCTTATTCCCGTGAAGGGAGGCTTCCTGTTCTTGGTTTTGATGCCACCAATTTCCTTCTTTACTGTGCTAATGCTGGCTTTGATG CTTTGAGTCCATTGGAACCGATAGGATCTTTTGGAGTGAGGAATTTTGTGCTATGCAAAAAACAGGTGTACTCATCTTCAAAGGTAGCACCACAATCTGAGTTGGCGTCTCACAAGAGCAGTGGTGGCCATGGATGGAAGGCATGGTTGAATAAATCATTTGGTTTAAAAATCGTATCCCATTGA